One stretch of Bosea vaviloviae DNA includes these proteins:
- a CDS encoding phosphodiesterase: MLIAHITDLHIRPRGKPAYRVSETNALTERALDAVASLRPRPDVLVITGDLTDCGLAEEYELLQSLLSRLDMPVLLLPGNHDRRETLLAGLKLDPHTLRDGGFIQFVADLGPMRLIGLDTLVPGQSFGGLCSARLAVLEQALAEAQGKPVAIFMHHPPFDCGIAHMDAIRLLEGAADFAAIVARHPNVERIVCGHHHRPIVTRFAGTIAQIAPSVTHQVTLDLSDDGAATFHMEPAAYLLHSWREGAGFVSHTAYVERFAGPYPFVLDADYPGAH, encoded by the coding sequence ATGCTCATCGCCCATATCACCGACCTGCATATCCGCCCGCGCGGCAAGCCGGCCTATCGCGTCTCGGAGACCAATGCGTTGACCGAGCGCGCGCTCGATGCGGTCGCAAGCCTGCGGCCGCGGCCCGACGTCCTCGTCATCACCGGGGACCTGACGGATTGCGGGCTGGCCGAGGAGTATGAGTTGCTGCAGAGCTTGCTGAGCCGGCTCGATATGCCGGTTCTGCTATTGCCGGGCAATCACGACCGCCGCGAGACGCTGCTCGCCGGGCTGAAGCTCGATCCGCATACCCTGCGTGATGGCGGCTTCATCCAGTTCGTTGCCGATCTTGGGCCGATGCGCCTGATCGGCTTGGACACGCTGGTGCCGGGGCAGAGCTTTGGCGGGCTCTGCTCGGCGCGGCTTGCCGTGCTCGAACAGGCCCTGGCCGAGGCGCAGGGCAAGCCGGTGGCGATCTTCATGCACCACCCGCCCTTCGATTGCGGCATCGCGCATATGGATGCGATCCGCCTCCTGGAAGGCGCGGCGGATTTCGCCGCCATCGTTGCGCGCCATCCCAATGTCGAGCGCATCGTCTGCGGCCATCACCACCGGCCGATCGTGACGCGCTTCGCCGGCACCATCGCGCAGATCGCGCCCAGCGTGACGCATCAGGTCACGCTCGATCTGAGCGATGACGGTGCGGCGACCTTCCATATGGAGCCGGCGGCCTATCTGCTGCATAGCTGGCGCGAGGGCGCGGGTTTCGTCAGTCACACCGCTTATGTCGAGCGTTTCGCGGGGCCGTATCCCTTCGTGCTCGATGCCGATTATCCCGGAGCCCATTAG
- a CDS encoding prolyl-tRNA synthetase associated domain-containing protein: MTPLTPDELCAHLSAQGLSFHRLDHQAVFTVEESASLRGKVPGLHSKNLFLKDKKGRLFLVSARENARIDLKRLHEVIGASGRLSFGSAELLLEKLGVTPGSVTAFAVINDRGREVTMVLDANLMTGGEMNFHPLINTATLRIGRDDMLAFLRGTGHEPLIVDLPVPDDVSLNHAVIPGQAAGLMHGSPLAGEMKRSAE, from the coding sequence ATGACTCCTCTAACCCCAGACGAACTCTGCGCCCATCTCTCCGCCCAGGGCCTTTCCTTCCACCGGCTCGACCATCAGGCCGTGTTCACGGTCGAGGAATCGGCGTCGCTGCGCGGCAAGGTTCCCGGCCTGCACTCCAAGAATCTGTTCCTCAAGGACAAGAAGGGCCGGCTCTTCCTGGTCTCGGCACGCGAGAACGCCCGCATCGACCTGAAGCGCCTGCATGAGGTGATCGGCGCGAGCGGGCGGCTGTCCTTCGGCTCGGCCGAATTGCTGCTGGAGAAGCTCGGCGTCACGCCGGGCTCGGTCACCGCCTTCGCCGTGATCAACGACCGCGGCCGCGAGGTCACCATGGTGCTCGACGCCAATCTGATGACCGGCGGCGAGATGAATTTCCACCCGCTGATCAACACCGCGACGCTGCGCATCGGCCGCGACGATATGCTCGCCTTCCTGCGCGGCACCGGCCATGAGCCCCTGATCGTCGATTTGCCGGTGCCGGATGATGTCAGCTTGAACCACGCCGTCATTCCGGGGCAGGCCGCGGGCCTGATGCACGGCTCTCCCCTCGCGGGCGAGATGAAGCGAAGTGCCGAATGA
- a CDS encoding LON peptidase substrate-binding domain-containing protein, producing the protein MGMNAVYNGAEDCPLVIPVFPLAGALLLPRGQMPLNIFEPRYLAMVDDAIRTHRVIGMIQPEPENGRQTGEPGLLQVGCLGRITQFAETGDDRYVLTLTGISRFRIVEELSVTTAYRQARISYDDFLIDFTARAGEDEVDRNGLLKALRAFAKANELKIDWKGVNEAPNEALVNALSMMCPFGPREKQALLEAPSLKNRAEVLVAITEIEIARGGGAPETTLQ; encoded by the coding sequence ATGGGCATGAATGCCGTCTACAACGGAGCCGAGGATTGCCCGCTGGTGATCCCTGTCTTCCCGCTGGCCGGCGCCCTGCTCCTGCCGCGCGGGCAGATGCCGCTCAACATCTTCGAGCCGCGCTACCTCGCCATGGTCGATGACGCGATCCGCACGCATCGCGTCATCGGCATGATCCAGCCCGAGCCCGAGAACGGCCGCCAGACCGGCGAGCCCGGCCTGCTCCAGGTCGGCTGCCTCGGGCGGATCACGCAATTCGCCGAGACCGGCGACGATCGCTATGTGCTGACGCTGACCGGGATCAGCCGCTTCCGGATCGTCGAGGAGCTCTCGGTCACCACGGCCTATCGCCAGGCCCGGATCTCCTATGACGATTTCCTGATCGACTTCACCGCCCGGGCCGGCGAGGACGAGGTCGATCGCAACGGCCTGCTCAAGGCGCTGCGCGCCTTCGCCAAGGCCAATGAGCTCAAGATCGACTGGAAGGGCGTCAATGAGGCGCCCAACGAGGCGCTGGTCAACGCGCTCTCGATGATGTGCCCCTTCGGCCCGCGCGAAAAACAGGCGCTGCTGGAGGCGCCCAGCCTGAAGAACCGCGCCGAGGTGCTGGTCGCGATCACCGAGATCGAGATCGCGCGCGGCGGCGGCGCCCCGGAGACCACGCTGCAGTGA
- a CDS encoding tetratricopeptide repeat protein, with amino-acid sequence MRERVKRVRLIGPAILLASTALLLGLGAAQTASAQSSREARACFSARDEAGLWKHCRATVGIAREAPAIRARAHGRLADLFRQRGDQERAIQELNAAIALDPDTLRYVSNRAVAYSYKGERDRAIADYGLIIARDPRNSLHYFNRGVEYADGREFDLAIADFSEAVRLKPDFHEAYDNRGAALFLKRDFTAAEADFDKALTLDPKFANARYNRGVLRLEQGRLDDALKDLDEAVRLVPQDASVHVKRGKVLALKGDDQRAVAEFSQTLRLAPGSTEALQLRAEAALRLKEPARAVADYTNLLRLRPTDAAVLTGRGEAYRRSGDLDRAILDFNDAVRLAPQASPGLVGRSQAKAQRGDLDGALADAQAALALDPASPGALTARASVLVQRDRAEEALVDLDKALLRAPDTVEALRLRAEILTRQQKVDQALADYDYLIAREPANSRLYWSRAFLRARLDDFDRAIADLGRVLELDPGNPGAVLFERARLRARKGDTEAAIADFNAVIDIGQARLAAAFYERGRLMADKDDFAAALADVDRALARGVDEATAHNLRAWSLFKLGRATEALSSADSAVAKAPSAAYAYDTRGHVREALGRRDEAIADYQRALELDPQLQEAREALGRLGLSP; translated from the coding sequence ATGCGAGAACGAGTGAAGCGTGTGCGCCTGATTGGCCCGGCCATACTGCTCGCATCGACAGCCCTGCTGCTCGGGCTGGGCGCGGCGCAGACCGCATCTGCCCAGAGCAGCCGCGAGGCGCGCGCCTGTTTCTCGGCGCGCGACGAGGCCGGGCTGTGGAAGCATTGCCGCGCCACTGTCGGCATCGCGCGGGAGGCGCCGGCGATCCGAGCGCGGGCGCATGGCCGTCTTGCCGATCTGTTTCGCCAGCGCGGCGACCAGGAGCGGGCGATCCAGGAGCTGAACGCGGCGATCGCGCTCGACCCCGACACTCTGCGCTATGTCTCCAACCGGGCCGTGGCCTATTCCTACAAGGGCGAGCGCGACCGGGCGATCGCCGATTACGGCCTGATCATCGCGCGCGATCCGCGCAACTCGCTGCATTACTTCAACCGTGGCGTCGAATATGCCGATGGCCGCGAATTCGATCTCGCCATCGCGGATTTCAGCGAGGCCGTCCGGCTCAAGCCCGATTTCCACGAGGCCTATGACAATCGCGGCGCTGCCCTCTTCCTCAAGCGGGATTTCACGGCTGCCGAGGCGGATTTCGACAAGGCCCTGACGCTGGACCCGAAATTCGCCAATGCCCGCTATAATCGCGGCGTGCTGCGCCTTGAGCAGGGCCGGCTCGACGACGCCCTGAAGGATCTCGACGAGGCGGTCAGGCTCGTGCCGCAGGATGCCTCGGTGCATGTCAAGCGCGGCAAGGTGCTGGCCCTGAAGGGCGACGACCAGCGCGCGGTCGCCGAATTCTCGCAAACCCTGCGCCTGGCGCCGGGCTCGACCGAGGCCCTGCAATTGCGGGCCGAGGCGGCCTTGCGCTTGAAGGAGCCGGCGCGCGCCGTGGCCGACTACACCAATCTGCTGCGCTTGCGCCCGACTGACGCCGCCGTGCTCACCGGGCGCGGCGAGGCCTATCGGAGGAGCGGCGATCTCGACCGCGCCATCCTCGATTTCAACGATGCGGTGCGGCTGGCGCCGCAGGCCTCGCCAGGCCTTGTCGGCCGGTCCCAGGCCAAGGCGCAGCGCGGCGATCTCGATGGCGCCCTTGCCGATGCGCAGGCGGCGCTCGCGCTCGATCCGGCATCGCCCGGCGCTCTCACGGCGCGCGCGAGCGTCCTGGTGCAGCGGGATCGCGCCGAGGAAGCACTCGTCGATCTCGACAAGGCCCTGCTGCGCGCGCCCGACACGGTCGAGGCGCTGCGCCTGCGCGCCGAGATCCTGACCCGCCAGCAGAAGGTCGATCAGGCGCTGGCCGATTACGACTACCTGATCGCCCGCGAGCCGGCGAATTCGCGGCTCTACTGGTCGCGCGCCTTCCTGCGCGCCAGGCTCGATGATTTCGACCGCGCCATCGCCGATCTCGGCCGCGTGCTGGAGCTGGATCCGGGCAACCCCGGCGCCGTGCTGTTCGAGCGGGCGCGGCTGCGCGCCCGCAAGGGTGACACCGAGGCGGCGATCGCCGATTTCAACGCCGTGATCGATATCGGCCAGGCCAGGCTCGCCGCGGCCTTTTACGAGCGCGGAAGATTGATGGCGGATAAGGACGATTTTGCGGCGGCGCTGGCCGATGTCGACAGGGCGCTGGCGCGCGGGGTGGACGAGGCAACGGCGCATAATCTCAGGGCCTGGTCATTGTTCAAGCTCGGCCGCGCCACCGAGGCCCTGTCATCCGCCGACAGCGCTGTGGCGAAGGCGCCGAGCGCGGCCTATGCCTATGACACGCGCGGCCATGTCCGCGAGGCGCTCGGCCGCCGGGACGAGGCGATCGCCGATTACCAGCGCGCGCTCGAACTCGATCCGCAGCTCCAGGAGGCGCGCGAGGCGCTCGGGCGGCTGGGCTTGTCGCCTTGA
- a CDS encoding MFS transporter: MNLAVASADAQTISYPPRRAVTAWLFFDWAAQPFFTLITTFVFAPFFAAALASDPIAGQALWGYATGFAGLCIALLSPLLGGIADRTGPRKPWIATFGALLVLGSGMLWFAVPGAASAVPIALAGFVIATIGAEFATTFNNAMMTRLVPPERLGWLSGTGWAIGYLGGLLSLAITLALLAADPQTGKTLAGLTPILGLDVASREGDRFSGPLTALWFIVFVTPMFWLTPDSAKTGMRLGEAAKGGVGRLKATLTELPRLPSLGRFLLANMIYQDALVALFAFGGIYAAGVFGWQTIELGIFGILLTVTGTLGAWLGGKLDDAIGGKPVVLGAIACLLLACLGILSLGRDHILFVVTAAPATPGDGLFASLPERVYLGLGLLIGLVAGPLQASSRSLMARIAPEGRVGEFFGLFALSGKVTSFMGPTLVALATTIFDSQRAGLAVLIAFFLAGGALLAGVQAPTRRGG; encoded by the coding sequence GTGAACCTGGCCGTCGCGAGCGCGGATGCGCAAACCATCAGCTATCCGCCCCGCCGCGCCGTCACGGCCTGGCTGTTCTTCGATTGGGCGGCCCAACCCTTCTTCACCCTGATCACCACCTTCGTCTTCGCGCCCTTCTTTGCGGCTGCTTTGGCCTCGGACCCGATCGCGGGCCAGGCGCTCTGGGGCTATGCGACCGGCTTCGCCGGGTTGTGCATCGCCCTGCTCTCGCCGCTGCTCGGCGGCATCGCCGACCGCACCGGCCCGCGCAAACCCTGGATCGCGACCTTCGGGGCGCTGCTGGTGCTCGGCTCCGGCATGCTTTGGTTCGCGGTGCCGGGCGCAGCCTCAGCGGTGCCGATCGCGCTGGCCGGCTTCGTCATCGCCACGATCGGCGCCGAATTCGCCACCACCTTCAACAATGCGATGATGACGCGGCTCGTCCCGCCGGAGCGATTGGGCTGGCTCTCGGGCACCGGCTGGGCGATCGGCTATCTCGGCGGCCTGCTCTCCCTGGCGATCACGCTGGCCTTGCTTGCAGCCGACCCGCAGACGGGCAAGACCCTGGCAGGGCTGACGCCGATCCTGGGTCTCGACGTTGCCTCTCGCGAGGGCGACCGCTTCTCCGGACCGCTCACGGCGCTCTGGTTCATCGTCTTCGTCACGCCGATGTTCTGGTTGACGCCGGATTCGGCCAAGACCGGCATGCGGCTCGGCGAAGCGGCCAAGGGTGGCGTCGGCCGGCTGAAAGCGACGCTTACCGAATTGCCGCGCCTGCCCTCGCTCGGCCGCTTCCTGCTCGCCAATATGATCTATCAGGATGCGCTGGTCGCGCTCTTCGCCTTTGGCGGCATCTATGCTGCCGGCGTCTTCGGCTGGCAGACCATCGAGCTCGGCATCTTCGGCATCCTGCTCACCGTCACCGGCACGCTCGGCGCCTGGCTGGGCGGCAAGCTCGACGACGCGATCGGCGGCAAGCCCGTGGTGCTGGGAGCGATCGCCTGCCTGCTGCTGGCCTGCCTCGGCATCCTCTCGCTCGGGCGTGACCATATCCTCTTCGTGGTCACTGCGGCTCCCGCCACGCCCGGCGACGGCCTCTTCGCCTCGCTGCCGGAGCGGGTCTATCTCGGCCTGGGGCTCCTGATCGGCCTCGTCGCCGGCCCCTTGCAGGCCTCCTCGCGCAGCCTGATGGCGCGGATCGCGCCCGAGGGCCGCGTCGGCGAGTTCTTCGGGCTGTTCGCGCTTTCGGGGAAGGTGACATCCTTCATGGGGCCGACGCTGGTGGCGCTGGCGACAACGATCTTCGACAGCCAGCGCGCCGGCCTGGCCGTGCTGATCGCCTTCTTCCTGGCAGGCGGGGCGCTGCTGGCCGGCGTTCAGGCGCCGACACGACGCGGCGGCTGA
- the trxA gene encoding thioredoxin gives MLVNGDAAEQPGLIKDTTTQAFRQDVVTESMTQPVLVDFWAPWCGPCKQLTPIIEKAVKDAKGKVKLVKMNIDEHPQIPGQLGIQSIPAVIAFKQGQPIDGFMGAQPESQVKAFIEKLVGPVGPGEAEELIAAAQAAVETGDAAGASELYAGVLELEPENLAAIAGLARLHLDMGDLEGAKGILAMTPEAKAADPAIATVRAAIELAEQAASLGDTAELEAKVAADPKDHQARFDLAVALNARDRREEAVDHLIAIIKADRAWNDDGARKQLLQFFEAWGPMDENSQAGRRKLSTLLFS, from the coding sequence ATGCTGGTCAATGGCGATGCGGCCGAACAACCCGGCCTGATCAAGGACACCACGACGCAAGCGTTCCGCCAGGATGTCGTGACCGAATCGATGACACAGCCCGTGCTCGTCGACTTCTGGGCGCCCTGGTGCGGCCCCTGCAAGCAATTGACCCCGATCATCGAGAAGGCGGTCAAGGACGCCAAGGGCAAGGTCAAGCTCGTCAAGATGAACATCGACGAGCACCCGCAGATCCCCGGCCAGCTCGGCATCCAGTCGATTCCCGCCGTGATCGCCTTCAAGCAGGGCCAGCCGATCGACGGTTTCATGGGCGCGCAGCCCGAAAGCCAGGTCAAGGCCTTCATCGAGAAGCTGGTCGGGCCGGTGGGGCCCGGCGAGGCCGAGGAGTTGATCGCGGCCGCCCAGGCCGCCGTCGAGACCGGAGACGCCGCTGGTGCGAGCGAACTCTATGCCGGGGTCCTCGAACTCGAGCCCGAGAATCTCGCCGCCATCGCTGGCCTCGCCCGCCTGCATCTCGACATGGGCGATCTCGAAGGCGCCAAGGGCATCCTGGCCATGACGCCAGAAGCCAAGGCGGCCGACCCGGCGATCGCCACGGTCCGCGCCGCGATCGAGCTCGCCGAACAGGCAGCCTCGCTCGGCGACACCGCCGAATTGGAAGCCAAGGTCGCGGCCGACCCGAAAGACCACCAGGCCCGTTTCGACCTCGCCGTGGCGCTGAATGCCCGCGACCGGCGCGAGGAGGCGGTCGATCATCTGATCGCCATCATCAAGGCCGATAGAGCCTGGAACGACGACGGCGCGCGCAAGCAGTTGCTGCAGTTCTTCGAGGCCTGGGGCCCGATGGACGAGAACAGCCAGGCCGGCCGCCGCAAGCTCTCGACCCTGCTGTTCTCGTAA
- a CDS encoding homospermidine synthase — protein sequence MSNWPVHGKITGPIVMIGFGSIGRGTLPLIERHFEYDRSRFVVIAPDDADRDLLDERGIRFIQEAVTQENYKTLLEPLLTTGGGQGFCVNLSVDTGSLDIMQFCSDLGALYIDTVNEPWLGFYFDHSKGAAERSNYALREATIGAKHARPAGTTTAVSCCGANPGMVSWFVKQGLLNIAADLGLQVAEPTTREEWGKLAQQVGVKGIHIAERDTQRAKHPKPRGVFVNTWSVEGFVSEGMQPAELGWGTHETWMPENGREHEAGCKAAIYLLQPGANTRVRSWCPTPGPQYGFLVTHNESISIADYFTVRDEKGQAVYRPTCHYAYHPANDAVLSLHEMFGNAGQVQEEQHILEEDEIVDGIDELGVLLYGHAKGAYWYGSQLSVEETRRIAPYQNATGMQVTSAVLAGMVWALENPKAGIVEADEMDFRRCLEVQLPYLGPVTGAYTDWTPLDGRPGFFPEDIDESDPWQFRNILVR from the coding sequence ATGAGCAACTGGCCTGTACACGGAAAGATCACCGGCCCGATCGTGATGATCGGCTTCGGCTCCATCGGCCGCGGCACGCTGCCGCTGATCGAACGGCATTTCGAGTACGACCGGTCGCGCTTCGTGGTGATCGCGCCCGACGATGCCGATCGTGACCTGCTCGACGAGCGTGGCATCCGCTTCATTCAGGAGGCGGTGACGCAGGAGAACTACAAGACGCTGCTGGAGCCGCTGCTCACGACCGGCGGCGGCCAGGGCTTCTGCGTCAACCTGTCGGTCGATACCGGCTCGCTCGACATCATGCAGTTCTGCTCCGATCTCGGCGCCCTCTATATCGACACCGTCAACGAGCCCTGGCTCGGCTTCTATTTCGACCACAGCAAGGGCGCGGCCGAGCGCTCCAACTATGCGCTGCGCGAGGCGACGATCGGCGCCAAGCATGCCCGCCCGGCCGGCACGACCACGGCGGTCTCCTGCTGCGGGGCCAATCCCGGCATGGTGTCCTGGTTCGTCAAGCAGGGCCTGCTCAACATCGCCGCCGATCTCGGCTTGCAGGTGGCTGAGCCGACGACGCGCGAGGAGTGGGGCAAGCTCGCCCAGCAGGTCGGCGTCAAGGGCATCCATATCGCCGAGCGCGACACGCAGCGCGCCAAGCACCCCAAGCCCCGTGGCGTCTTCGTCAACACCTGGTCGGTCGAGGGCTTCGTCTCCGAGGGCATGCAGCCGGCCGAGCTCGGCTGGGGTACGCATGAGACCTGGATGCCGGAGAACGGCCGCGAGCACGAGGCCGGCTGCAAGGCCGCGATCTATCTGCTCCAGCCCGGCGCCAACACCCGCGTCCGGTCGTGGTGCCCGACGCCGGGGCCGCAATACGGCTTCCTGGTGACCCATAACGAGTCGATCTCGATCGCCGACTATTTCACCGTGCGCGACGAGAAGGGCCAAGCCGTCTACCGGCCGACCTGCCATTACGCCTATCACCCGGCCAATGACGCCGTGCTCTCGCTGCACGAGATGTTCGGCAATGCCGGCCAGGTGCAGGAGGAGCAGCACATCCTCGAGGAGGACGAGATCGTCGACGGCATCGACGAGCTCGGCGTGCTGCTCTACGGCCATGCGAAGGGCGCCTATTGGTATGGCTCGCAGCTTTCCGTCGAGGAGACGCGCCGGATCGCGCCCTACCAGAACGCCACCGGCATGCAGGTGACCTCGGCCGTGCTCGCCGGCATGGTCTGGGCGCTGGAGAATCCGAAGGCCGGCATCGTCGAGGCCGACGAGATGGATTTCCGCCGCTGCCTCGAAGTGCAGTTGCCCTATCTCGGTCCGGTCACCGGCGCCTATACCGACTGGACGCCGCTCGACGGCCGCCCGGGCTTCTTCCCCGAGGACATCGACGAGAGCGATCCCTGGCAGTTCCGGAACATCCTGGTGCGGTGA
- a CDS encoding ABC transporter substrate-binding protein, whose amino-acid sequence MTTTRRSVLAGAAFAASFALSPAFAPALAQAPTEIELFFPVPVDGQLARDMAAMIKEFNETHPAIKATPVYTGSYDETLIKTRAAMKAGKPPAAAIMSANFLLDLKIEGEIQPLDGLIKAAGKTNDQFMGQFFPALYGNAVLDRSVYGVPFHNSTPLLYINADHFKEAGLDPDKLPTNWEELAAAAKKLTKREGDRVTRWGITMPSNYDYGGWILQALTQSNGGQWFNVDYGGEVYYDTPSMLGALTFWSDLVAKAKVHPTGVQAGGAVSSAFLSGQSSMVLLSTGSLTHIRGNAKFPYKVAFVPKNVKNEVPIGGASLVIPTGVEGARREAAWTLINWMTAPEKSGWWSRATGYFAPNMAAYDLPEMKEFLAKNPDAGIAVKQLAFAKPWFATYKTVPVRKAIEDELQAVLSGKKSPKEALVAAQKTADEVMRPYVEQTALKLPTN is encoded by the coding sequence ATGACGACCACGCGTCGTTCCGTCCTCGCAGGCGCGGCCTTCGCCGCGAGCTTCGCGCTTTCTCCGGCCTTTGCGCCGGCCTTGGCGCAGGCTCCCACCGAGATCGAACTGTTCTTCCCGGTCCCGGTCGACGGGCAGCTCGCCCGCGACATGGCTGCGATGATCAAGGAGTTCAACGAGACGCATCCCGCGATCAAGGCGACGCCGGTCTATACCGGCAGCTATGACGAGACGCTGATCAAGACCCGCGCCGCGATGAAGGCCGGCAAGCCGCCGGCGGCGGCGATCATGTCGGCGAACTTCCTGCTCGACCTCAAGATCGAGGGCGAGATCCAGCCGCTCGACGGGTTGATCAAGGCCGCCGGCAAGACCAACGACCAGTTCATGGGCCAGTTCTTCCCGGCGCTCTACGGCAACGCCGTGCTCGATCGCTCGGTCTATGGCGTGCCCTTCCACAATTCGACGCCGCTGCTCTACATCAATGCCGACCACTTCAAGGAAGCCGGCCTCGACCCCGACAAGCTGCCGACCAACTGGGAAGAGCTCGCCGCCGCCGCCAAGAAGCTGACCAAGCGCGAGGGCGACCGCGTCACCCGCTGGGGCATCACGATGCCTTCCAACTATGATTATGGCGGCTGGATCCTGCAGGCGCTGACCCAGTCGAATGGCGGGCAGTGGTTCAATGTCGATTACGGCGGCGAGGTCTATTACGATACCCCGTCCATGCTCGGCGCTCTGACCTTCTGGTCCGACCTCGTCGCCAAGGCCAAGGTCCACCCCACCGGCGTGCAGGCGGGCGGCGCCGTCTCCAGCGCCTTCCTCTCGGGCCAGTCCTCGATGGTGCTGCTCTCGACCGGTTCGCTGACCCATATCCGCGGCAATGCGAAATTCCCCTACAAGGTCGCCTTCGTGCCCAAGAACGTGAAGAACGAGGTTCCGATCGGCGGTGCCTCGCTCGTCATCCCGACGGGCGTCGAGGGGGCGCGCCGCGAGGCCGCCTGGACGCTGATCAACTGGATGACGGCGCCCGAGAAGTCCGGCTGGTGGAGCCGCGCCACCGGTTACTTCGCGCCGAACATGGCCGCCTACGACCTGCCCGAGATGAAGGAGTTCCTGGCCAAGAACCCGGACGCCGGCATCGCGGTGAAGCAGCTCGCCTTCGCCAAGCCGTGGTTCGCGACCTACAAGACCGTCCCCGTCCGCAAGGCGATCGAGGACGAATTGCAGGCCGTGCTCTCCGGCAAGAAGTCGCCGAAGGAGGCGCTGGTCGCGGCGCAGAAGACCGCCGACGAGGTCATGCGGCCCTATGTCGAACAGACCGCGCTGAAGCTGCCGACGAACTGA
- a CDS encoding tetratricopeptide repeat protein, with the protein MLRLAWLCLAVSLALAAPASAAPDLAELQRRADGGDAAALFALGKAYQHGLDVRHDQQKALAYYRRAAALDHWPSVNNLAAAYERGDGVRTDASQALALYERAAAAGYAVAQYNLAAALLKARPGDVETERRAAGLLRQAAEQGHVNAERGLAELLQNGRGVARDPAQAVDWLRKAAAAGCAPAKTSLALAYQRGLGLPIDLSVAVALYREAAEAGDPAAQYNLGLRYARGEGVARDDAAALGWFRKAADQDFAYSLNALGVMHMRGTVVAQNLGEALRLFRLSAERGNVDGQTNLGAFYRDGTRVAADPVQALMWLTLAAAQNGADARSALDGLKPKLTPAQIRKGEEMARRWRPRPAAPGSGATTQERACENE; encoded by the coding sequence ATGCTGCGCCTGGCCTGGCTATGCCTTGCGGTTTCGCTCGCGCTCGCTGCGCCGGCGAGCGCCGCTCCCGATCTCGCAGAGTTGCAGCGCCGCGCTGATGGCGGCGATGCGGCGGCCTTGTTCGCGCTCGGAAAAGCCTATCAGCACGGCCTGGATGTGCGCCACGACCAGCAGAAGGCGCTGGCCTATTACCGCCGCGCCGCGGCGCTCGATCACTGGCCTTCGGTCAATAATCTCGCCGCCGCCTATGAACGCGGCGACGGCGTTCGCACTGACGCCAGCCAGGCGCTCGCGCTTTACGAGCGGGCCGCGGCGGCGGGCTATGCCGTCGCACAATACAATCTGGCGGCTGCCCTGCTGAAGGCGCGTCCCGGTGATGTTGAGACCGAGCGTCGTGCCGCCGGGCTGCTGCGCCAGGCGGCCGAGCAAGGCCATGTCAACGCCGAGCGCGGGCTCGCCGAACTGCTCCAGAACGGTCGCGGCGTCGCGCGCGATCCGGCTCAGGCCGTCGACTGGCTGCGCAAGGCGGCGGCTGCCGGCTGCGCCCCGGCCAAGACCTCGCTGGCGCTCGCCTATCAGCGCGGGCTCGGCCTGCCCATCGATCTTTCCGTCGCGGTCGCGCTCTATCGCGAGGCGGCCGAGGCCGGAGACCCGGCAGCGCAGTATAATCTCGGCCTGCGCTATGCGCGCGGCGAAGGCGTTGCCCGCGACGATGCCGCCGCGCTCGGCTGGTTCCGCAAGGCGGCCGACCAGGATTTCGCCTATTCGCTCAATGCGCTCGGCGTCATGCATATGCGCGGAACCGTGGTGGCGCAGAATCTCGGCGAGGCGCTGCGGCTGTTCCGTCTCTCCGCCGAGCGCGGCAATGTCGACGGCCAGACCAATCTCGGCGCCTTCTACCGGGACGGCACCCGCGTCGCGGCCGATCCGGTGCAGGCATTGATGTGGCTGACATTGGCTGCCGCGCAGAACGGTGCGGATGCGCGCAGCGCCCTCGACGGGCTGAAGCCGAAGCTGACGCCGGCGCAGATCCGCAAGGGCGAGGAGATGGCACGCCGCTGGCGCCCGCGCCCGGCGGCTCCCGGTAGCGGCGCCACAACCCAGGAGAGGGCATGCGAGAACGAGTGA